The genomic window ACATCGGGCATTTCGAGCAGGAGGTCTTTTAGACGGGTGTCCCCGGTCCCTCTCACTCGTGCGGTTTCTGCGAATTCGGGCGGCATGAGATCAAGGTAACGGTTGAAGGCTGGTCCTCTCAACGCGGTCGCCAGGATCGGCTTTACCAGTCGTGGGTGAACCTTCGGCACGGCATTCTGGAGTTTGAGCAGCAGCTCGAACTGTGGTTTGTGGCTGTCGCTGAAGGCGGAGTAGTTTTTCAGAGCCTGTTCCCGGCTCTGGAGCCCTTGGTGGACGGCTCGCAGTTCGAGGCCCAGGGCCAGCCCGAAATAGAGAGCGGGGCGGATGCCTTCCGCGGTGACCGGCAGGCAGTGGCCGGCCGAGTCGCCGGCGAAGAAAACGTTGTTGCCGGTGGCGGGACGCAGCTTGTGTGGGATCCAGTTGCCCTGGTAACCGTCCTTCTCGACCGGGAGGTCGTCGGCAAGCAGGTCGGTGGGTGGCCGCACCGGTTCACGGGGGTCGAACGATCCCATGCCGACCCGGACCTCGTCGCCGGCCGGGAACGACCAGCCGTAGCCGGCCGGCAGGTAGCGCCGGGTGATCCAGACTTCGAAGTCGTCTCTGCCGCCGGAGGGGTGAACCTCGAGCCCTCGCGAGAGCGGGGCGTCCGGTGGCTGGTAACCCGCGCCGCCCGCCAGGACCCGTTTCCAGCCCATCGCATCGACCACCAGCGGTGCCTTGATCACGCCGCGATCGGTGTCGACCGCGATCGCCCCGTCGCCGTTCGATTCGGCCCGGCCGTTGACCTTGGCGGTCTCGAAGGTGGCGTCGCAGTCCTGCCAGAGCAGTTCGCAGAGGGTGCGATAATCGAAAGTCGAGAACGTCCATGGGACCGGGAGCCGGGTCGAGCCGTGGGCGGTGTGTGCCACGACCGTGTCGAAGCGCTGCTTCTCCGATTCCATCAGGCCGAGATTCTCCAGCCAGGCGGTGGGGGCCGCACAGGCCGAGGTCTGTCGCTCGCCGATCTCGTAACGGTCGAGCAGCAGCACGTCGGCGCCGGAGCCGGCCATCTGACGAGCGACCATAAGACCGGCGAAACTAGCGCCGCAAATCAGCAGACCCCGCGAGCCCGAAAGATCGGTCCGCTGTTCAACTGGTGTGGTAGCCCGTTTAGCCATGACCCCAGAGTAATAAACGAAGGCTCAAGGCACTCTGGCAACGGTTTCGTATCCATGACACGGGAAACCGCGGCCAGAGACAGACTGCTGGCGACGGCCCTTCGCTTTGGCCGGGGTTTCCTATCCATGGCCCGTGAAACCGCGGCCAGAGATGATTGGCGCTGGGGCGGGGATTCCCTGCTAGGACGCGGCTTGCGGCGGATTCTGCGACAATCCCGCGCTGTGACTACAGAAAACACACTCCTACTCGCCCCAGAGGGGGTACCGGTCGAAGGTTCCAACGGTCTCTTGATTGAGGTCGATGGCCGGATCGTTCCAAACTACGCGGCCACATTGGTCTCTTTCGAGGAAGGCGATGTCGTCAACGGCAAAGTCGTCCGCATCGATCGGGACGAAGTGCTGCTCGACATCGGGTACAAGTCGGAGGGGGTAATCCCCGCCGGCGAGCTTTCGATCCGCAAGAACGTCGACACCTCGGAAGAGGTCGAGCTCGGCGAAGAGATCGATGCCCTGGTCGTTACGAAGGAAGATGCCGAAGGACGTCTCATTCTTTCGAAGAAGCGTGCGCGCTTCGAGAAGGCATGGCGCAAGATCGAGACTGCCGCCGAATCCGGCCAGCCGGTCGAAGGCAACGTGATCGAAGTGGTCAAGGGTGGACTCATCATCGACCTCGGCATCCGTGGCTTCCTGCCCGCATCCCTCGTCGACATCCGCCGCGTCCACAACCTTGACGAGTTCATGAGCCAGACCCTGGAATGCAAGGTCATAGAGCTCAACCGCAGCCGCAACAACGTCGTCCTGTCCCGTCGCGCCGTGCTCGAAGAGGAGCGCAAGGAAGTCCGCGACCAGATCCTCGACCGTCTTCAGCCGGGCGAAGTCGTCGAAGGCAAGATCTCGAACATCGTCGACTTCGGCGCGTTCGTGGACCTCGAGGGCATCGACGGCCTCATCCACATCTCCGAGCTTTCCTGGAGCCACGTCAACCACCCGTCAGAGGTTGTTGCGATCGGCGACACGGTCAAGATCAAGGTGCTCGACATCGATCGCGACCGCCAGCGCATCTCCCTCGGCCTCAAGCAGACGCAGGAAGATCCGTGGCAGCGTGTGGTCAGCACTTACCGCTCCGGCGACGTGCTCGAAGGCACCGTCACCAAGGTCGTCTCCTTCGGTGCGTTCGTCGAGATCCTCGACGGCGTCGAAGGCCTCGTCCACATCTCCGAGCTCGCCGATCATCACGTCGAGAACCCGTCCGAAGTCGTCGAACTGGGCGCCCAGCTCAACGTCAAGATCCTCGAGATCGACGAAGAGCGCCGCCGCCTCTCGCTCAGCATCAAGCGGGTCGAAGGCCAGAACATGCTGCTCGGCGGACTGGGTGCCGCTCTCGCGGCCGCTTCCGGACCGAGCGAAGGCGAAGCTGGAGCTGAGGCTGCCTCCGACCTGGAGCTCTCGGAGGAAGTCTTCACCGAAGAGGCTCCGGTCGAAGGCGATGACACCGTCGCGCCTGAAGTAGAGGCCGAAGTTGCTGAAGCCATCGCCGAAGTCGACGTCGCCGACGCCGTCGAAGAGGCAGCTGAAGAAGCGGTTCTCGAGGATGCGATTGAAGAGGCCGTAGTCGAAGAGGCGGTCGAAGAAGCGGTGGCCGAGGAAATCGTGGAAGAGGCAATC from Thermoleophilia bacterium includes these protein-coding regions:
- a CDS encoding NAD(P)/FAD-dependent oxidoreductase codes for the protein MAKRATTPVEQRTDLSGSRGLLICGASFAGLMVARQMAGSGADVLLLDRYEIGERQTSACAAPTAWLENLGLMESEKQRFDTVVAHTAHGSTRLPVPWTFSTFDYRTLCELLWQDCDATFETAKVNGRAESNGDGAIAVDTDRGVIKAPLVVDAMGWKRVLAGGAGYQPPDAPLSRGLEVHPSGGRDDFEVWITRRYLPAGYGWSFPAGDEVRVGMGSFDPREPVRPPTDLLADDLPVEKDGYQGNWIPHKLRPATGNNVFFAGDSAGHCLPVTAEGIRPALYFGLALGLELRAVHQGLQSREQALKNYSAFSDSHKPQFELLLKLQNAVPKVHPRLVKPILATALRGPAFNRYLDLMPPEFAETARVRGTGDTRLKDLLLEMPDVGEDQDFNRPEDRGRPVDLGT
- the rpsA gene encoding 30S ribosomal protein S1 codes for the protein MARETAARDDWRWGGDSLLGRGLRRILRQSRAVTTENTLLLAPEGVPVEGSNGLLIEVDGRIVPNYAATLVSFEEGDVVNGKVVRIDRDEVLLDIGYKSEGVIPAGELSIRKNVDTSEEVELGEEIDALVVTKEDAEGRLILSKKRARFEKAWRKIETAAESGQPVEGNVIEVVKGGLIIDLGIRGFLPASLVDIRRVHNLDEFMSQTLECKVIELNRSRNNVVLSRRAVLEEERKEVRDQILDRLQPGEVVEGKISNIVDFGAFVDLEGIDGLIHISELSWSHVNHPSEVVAIGDTVKIKVLDIDRDRQRISLGLKQTQEDPWQRVVSTYRSGDVLEGTVTKVVSFGAFVEILDGVEGLVHISELADHHVENPSEVVELGAQLNVKILEIDEERRRLSLSIKRVEGQNMLLGGLGAALAAASGPSEGEAGAEAASDLELSEEVFTEEAPVEGDDTVAPEVEAEVAEAIAEVDVADAVEEAAEEAVLEDAIEEAVVEEAVEEAVAEEIVEEAIEEVVAEEIVEEAIEEVVAEEIVEEAIEEAVAEEIVEEAVAEEVAEEEVVAEAEEIEAEAAAEESEDGDEKS